The Herbiconiux sp. A18JL235 region TGCCGTCTCCCCGATCGCGACATCGTCATCACCGAGGACGGTGCACCGCTCACCCTCTTCACCTTCGGCCTCGACCTCGACCTCGGTCTCGACCTCGACTGAGACCTCGGTCTCGACCTCGACCGAGCCGGACTACCGTCGCCGCGCTCACCCCTCGACTCCGTTCCCTTCACGGCGTCCCCCCGGCAGTCGGGTGGCGTTCTGCTAACGTTCCGTTACCAGAACGATCGGATGCTCGATGGACGACACCTTCGCCCTGCGTCTCAGACACGCCCGCGATGAGCGCGGTCTGTCGCTGTCCGAGCTGGCGCGCCGCAGCAGGATCGGCAAGGGAACCATCTCCGAACTCGAGAACGGGCGGCGCGGCGCGCGCCTCGACACCCTCTTCGCGTTGTCGACGGCACTGGAGGTCCCGCTCGGCGAACTCATTCCGAGTGCCGGCGGCGACGAGCCCCCGGTGGTCGCGGGCGACTCGGTCATCGCGACACCGCTGGCGACCTGGCGCAGCGGTGGCGAGACCATCGAGGCGTACCGCGCGTCGGTCACGACGACGACACAGCACTCCGAGGCACACGGAGCCGGCGTCGATGAGACGGTCACCGTGATCCGTGGACGCGTCGCTCTCGGGCCAGAGCCCCTCGAGCGCGAGCTCGGCCCGGGCGACAGCCTCCGCTATCCGGGCGACGTGCCCCACGTGTTCACCGCCCTCGGCGGTGAAGCCGAAGTGATCCTGCTCATGCACTACCCCGCATCCGCTCGTCGAGAAAGGCACGCGCAGTGACCGAAGACCAGACGCTCCCCGAGCGCAGCCGCATCGTTCAGGAGCACCTCGATGCCGCCGGCATCTCCGGGAGG contains the following coding sequences:
- a CDS encoding helix-turn-helix domain-containing protein, translating into MDDTFALRLRHARDERGLSLSELARRSRIGKGTISELENGRRGARLDTLFALSTALEVPLGELIPSAGGDEPPVVAGDSVIATPLATWRSGGETIEAYRASVTTTTQHSEAHGAGVDETVTVIRGRVALGPEPLERELGPGDSLRYPGDVPHVFTALGGEAEVILLMHYPASARRERHAQ